The Archangium primigenium genomic interval TCCCTTGTAGGCGCGCGTGTAGTAGGTCCGCGAGAAGATGACCACCAGCGCCAGGAAGACGAGCGTGCCGCCGTCGAACGTGTAGCCCTGGCTGTAGCAGATCAGCCCCAGGATGAAGCTGATCGCCATGAACAGGAAATGCCGGGGCGTGGTGAGGTCCAATCCCGACTGAGGCCAGAGCGGCGCATTCAGGGCGTGCTGGGGGGACGAACCGGACGAGTCGACGGAATGGGAGACTTCAGGAGTGGACATGGGAGTCCTTTCATCATGTCTCAAGGATCGAGAAGGAGGGAAGGCCCCCACTCAGGGCCGCACCCCGAGTGATCCGACGAGCCGCACCCCGAGCCATGTCAGACCCGAGGCGGTGACGAGCACCAGGCAGCCAACCGCGAGCAGCCGCCGCGCGGCGGCGCGGGCCCGCGCGGGCGTGGGATGGCTCAAGTAGCGGCGCACGGGCGCGGGCAGGAGCAAGGCTTCACCGCCCTCCCCGCCCAGGGCCCGCATGACACGCGCGAGTCGGCCCTCGGGCGCCTTGCGCGTGGCCACGTAGGAGACGAAGCGCAGGAGGGAGACCTTGCCGGAGGGCTGCCGACGCATCCAGGCGAGGCCCTCGCGCAGACGCGCGGCGGTGGTGGCCGCGTCCCCCTGCCCCTCCAGACGATGCCAGTCGCCGTGCGCGGGGAGGATCCACGTGAAGCGCAGCCACGCCGCCTCGGCCCAGGTCACCAGCCGGCCCACCGACGCGCATTGCAGGTCCCAATCGAACCAGCACTGCAGGCGGTGCGCGACGAGGTGTCCCAGGCGCCGGGAATGGCTGAGGTGATCGCCCGTGAAGAGGAAGCGGCCCCGGTACAAGAGACACAGGGTGCCCGGCGTGTGCCCGGGCTGCGGGAGGATGACGAACTCGGCCCCGGCCCGCGCGTCTTCCGCCAACGGGGAGCCATCGAGCCGCCAGGGTCCCGCCGCCGCGTCCAGCTGCACCTCCAGGCCGGAGGTGACGGAGAAGTAGGCGCTCGCCTTCGCGTTCACGTCCGCGGCGCCGATGATCCCCTGGCAGGCGGGAAAGCGCGCCCGGAGCTCCTCGAGGTGCTGGGCGTT includes:
- a CDS encoding MBL fold metallo-hydrolase, whose amino-acid sequence is MDDSSDWGRLYVNRRCCGAATCRNLAPELLGEVPTPAGLDARGPAVLPGSYAPGAFTGVLRQPRDREEFLAARAAAAACAFGAIEIERPRALSPHDRLAAPWADWPRRIEENVWVLGHPSPRSVGALSYFIERPEGGVLVDLPKPDEALWAWLEAHGGVRWVFVTHRDNAQHLEELRARFPACQGIIGAADVNAKASAYFSVTSGLEVQLDAAAGPWRLDGSPLAEDARAGAEFVILPQPGHTPGTLCLLYRGRFLFTGDHLSHSRRLGHLVAHRLQCWFDWDLQCASVGRLVTWAEAAWLRFTWILPAHGDWHRLEGQGDAATTAARLREGLAWMRRQPSGKVSLLRFVSYVATRKAPEGRLARVMRALGGEGGEALLLPAPVRRYLSHPTPARARAAARRLLAVGCLVLVTASGLTWLGVRLVGSLGVRP